DNA sequence from the Prolixibacter sp. SD074 genome:
GGAACATTCAGCGATTCAAGATATTTAAACAGGTAATAGAGCATATCAAATTAGTTTTGTCCGGTTACACCGAATATTTCCCGAATAACTTCGCGATCATCGAAATGATGTTTTACACCTTTAATTTCCTGGTATGTTTCGTGACCTTTCCCGGCCACCAGAATAATATCGCCAGGCCGGGCCATCATGGCGGCCGCTCGAATTGCCTCTCCCCGGTTCGAAATCGCCAGCACTTTATTTCGTTGGTGCGCTTCCAGGCCCTTCATCATATCCGCAATAATTTCCTCCGGATCTTCCGAGCGCGGATTATCAGCCGTTAACACGACACGATCGCTTGCCGACGCGGCTTCGTGGGCCATTTCCGGGCGCTTGGTTTTATCACGATCGCCACCGGCTCCCACTACCGTGAAAAGCGTTTCGTTTCGGGTACGAATTTCGTTGATCGATGAAAGCACATTCTTCAGTGCATCGGGCGTGTGTGCATAATCGACAATGGCGAAAACGCCCAGAGGAGAACGAATAATTTCAAATCGGCCATCCACCGGTTTCAGCAGGCTCATTTGCCGCAACACTTCCACTTTTTCCGCACCAAGCGAAATAGCCGTGCCGTAAACCGCCAGCAAATTCATGGCGTTGAAGTTTCCGATAAAATGCGACCACACTTCCGTTCCATTCACATTCAACAACATACCGTCGAAGTGACTTTCCAGCACTTTTACCCGGAAATCAGCCAACGAACGCATGGAGTATGTCAACTTTTGAGCTGCGGTATTTTGAAGCATCACCCTACCGTTTTTATCGTCAACATTCGTCAGGGCAAAAGACTCTCTGCCCAATCCATCGAAAAACAACTTCTTGGCGTTGCGGTATTCGATGAATGTTTTATGATAATCGAGATGATCATGCGTCAGGTTCGTAAAAATTCCACCATCGAACTGAATGCCGGCAATCCGTTGCTGATGAATGGCATGCGAACTGACTTCCATAAAACAATAATTGCAGCCAGCCTCTACCATTTCCGCCATCAATTCATGAATCTGAACCGGATCGGGTGTGGTATGTGTGGAAGGCCGCTTTTTATCGTCCACATAGTTGCAAATGGTCGAAAGCAAACCGGTTTTATAACCAAGCATCCTGAACAGCTGATAGAGCAATGTAGCAATGGTAGTTTTCCCGTTCGTGCCGGTTACGCCTACCACCTTCATTTGTGCCGAAGGCTCCCCGTAAAACCGGGAAGCAACTTCACCCAGTATCAGGGCCGAATTTCTGCACTGAACCCATGCCACACCCGGATTCGGATTCTCCGGCATCCGCTCACAAACAATGGCCACTGCCCCGTCGTTTATGGCATTATTAATAAACTGGTGGCCGTCGACCTGCGTTCCGGGAACGGCAACAAACAAAAATCCCGGCTGCACTTTACGTGAATCAAAAGCGATTCCTGTGACCGGGATATCCGTAGAACCCTTCACTTCCAGTCCGCTTAATCCCGATAATATTTCGTTTAAATTCTTCATTTACTCTCTTAATCTTAAAACCACTGATTGACCGGTGCGGTATTTGGCGCCTGCCATTATCGATTGAGCGGCCACTTTTCCCCTGCCGGTTATAGAAACACGCAGGCCTCTGTTTTCCAATAGGTAAACAGCATCCGATGCGCCCATTCCGGTTACCTTGGGCATTTCACCCGGAACGACCTGAAGCGGATCCAGTTCCACATCATTGTTGGTGGTATCCATTACAGCCCATTCGCTACTACCGTGAAACCAACCGTTCAGTAAATCGGCATCGTCCAGTACTTCCTCCAAATCTTTCCGCTTACCCGAGACCTCTCCTGGATAATCCTGTTTTCCGGCGAAAGCCGAAACCCCCATATCATCGTACATCCGCAAATCGCTCGCATACACATTGTCTGATATTGCCCGGAAAACCGGGCCTGCGACAGAACCACCATAATAAGCTCCCTTCGGACCATTGATAACGACGATACACGAATAACGCGGCTTATCGGCCGGGAAATAACCGACAAAAGAAGCCTGGTAAATTCGTCCCGAGGCATGGTAATATCCTTCACTTTGATTAGCGACCTGGGCCGTGCCGGTTTTTCCGGCTATCTCGTAGTTGGGGGTATTTAACGATTTAGCTGTTCCGTATTTCACCACTCCCCTCAACATGTCATGAACTTTACTGAGCGTTTCGGAAGAACAAATTTTCGGGTTCATCACCTTCGTTTTGAATTCCTTCACAACCCGTCCATTTCGCTCAATCGCTTTCACCAGTCGTGGTTCCACCATACGTCCGTTATTAGCGACCGCATTATAAAAGGCCAGCATCTGTAAAGGCGTCAATTTCAGCTCGTATCCGAACGACATCCAGGCCAGTGTTACGCCCGACCAGCCATTCCCGCCTCCCGGATACTTGATAAACGGTTTTGCTTCACCTCTGATGCCCAAATCGACCGGGTGATTCAAACCAAAGCTGTATATCCTATCAACAAAATCTTTTTCGTGTCCGGCATAAGCCTTGGTAATTATTTTGGCAACCCCAACATTGGACGAATACTCGAACACCTGCTTCATGTTAATCTTTCCGTGTCCGCCATGTCGCCAGTCGCTGTCGTAAACCGTACGGTCTTTGTACTTCCATACACCATTACCGGTGTCAACTATAGTAGACGTATCCACTTTTCCATCTTCCAGTGCTGCCATCAACGACACCAGCTTAAAGGTTGAACCTGGCTCAGCATTTCCGGAGTTTCCGATGGCATAATTCTGGTAACCCTCAGTCAAATCACCATCTCCGTTCCGGCCATAGTTGGCAATCGCCTTAATATCGCCGGTGTTCACGTCCATTAACACCGCTGTTCCGTATTTAGCTTTGCTCTCCGCCATCTCTTTCTTCAAAGCATGCATCAGCATATCCTGAAAATTGACATCAATAGTCGTAATCAGGTTGTAACCATCCTTTGGTTCTTCCTCACTTGCATACAACCATCGTCCTGACATATTTCGTTTCAGGGCCAGGCCATCTTCACCTTTGAGGTAGCTTTCATACGCTTCTTCGAGGCCATAATAACCCACGCTCCCATGTGTGCCACCATAGATCGTGCTACTCATCCGGCCTAACGTACGTGTGGCCATATTCCCGAAAGGATATACCCGCATATTTTCCCGGTCGGCAATCAAACCGCCCCGGTTTCGCCCCCGCCGGAAAATCGGGAATCCCTCAATTTTTTTGAGCTCCAGGTAATTCACTTTGCGTGGGTTAATTAAATGGTAGCGTGCTCCCTGGCGATAGGCTGAACGCAACTCATCCCGGTAAGCCCTTTCCGATTTATCCTTAAAAAAGTGCGCCAGGCACCAGGCCAATGAATCAACTTTCGCGTTAAAGATCTCCTTTACCCCTGGCGCCCCTAAATCCATCCGCAACTCATAATAAGGGACCGATGTAGCCAGAGGCCTTCCGTCGTCGGCACAGATATCACCACGCCGGGCTGGTATCGTCACCTCTTTTACGTTGAGCCGTTGACCTTTCTGATCCCAGCCCTTATCCTGCTGAATGCTAAAAATATTGCCCATCAAAAGGAGGGCAAAAAGTATCGCCGCCACGTAAAACAGGCTAAATCGGTTTAGTATGGTCTTCCGGATTTCCATCAACCATTAATCTTTATCTACATATAATCTTCGGGGAGGTTGCTTCGATACCTCGAGCCCCAGGTTACTTTTCCCTATTCGATCCATCACTTCAGAAGGCCGGCTCATCTTCATCAGTTCGGCTGCCACTGACACCGATTCGGAGCGTAGCTCTTTGAGTGAATCCTGCAGGGCCGTAATGTGCCTGATCGTTTTTTCCGATTTATACCGAATAGAAATGTTGACCATTAACATGACCACCACGATAAAAATCAACAACCGGTTCCTCCGCAGCCAGTCACTCTCCAGAATCCGACCATTTAAAATGGTTCGTAACGAAATCCGGTATCTCTTTCGGTTGTTTTTCTCCGGCATATTTATATTCGTTCTGCAATCCGCAACTTGGCACTTCGCGCCCTCGGATTCTCGTTAATTTCGTTTTCGTCCGGAACAATTGGCTTCCGGTTCACTGCTTTCATCGGCACTTCGTAATTTCCATACAAATCCTTCTCAATTGTTCCCTCGACCTTGCCACTCTTCACAAAATTTTTCACCATCCTATCTTCCAGCGAATGATAGGTGATGGCAACGAATCGACCGCCAGGGCCCAATACTTCAGGAATAGTTTCCAGAAAATCCTTCAACACGTCCATCTCCCGGTTTACCTCAATTCGAAGGGCCTGAAAAACCTGCGCCAGATACTTCTTTTCGATTTTTGTTGGGACGCAAGGCTCTATCACCTTAAGGAATTGGGCGATGGTATTTATTGGTTCCTGACCGCGGGCATCAACCAACAACGAAGCCAGTCTCCGCGCATTTTTCACCTCTCCGTACGTTCTGAAAATCCGAATGAGTCCTTTTTCTTCGTATTCATTCACAATTGATGACGCATTCTTCTCAGCTGTCTGATTCATCCGCATGTCAAGCTTTCCTTCAAAGCGAAAAGAAAATCCTCGTTCGGCTTCGTCAAATTCGTGTGATGAAACGCCTAAGTCGGCTAATATCCCATCTACTTTTTCAATCCCATGATAACGAAGGAAATTTTTTAGGAACCGGAAATTATGCTGAACGAATATCAGGCGCTCATCGTCTATAAGATTCCGTCGGGCATCCTCATCCTGATCGAAAGCCAGCAATTTGCCACCTTCCAGTTTTTCCAGAATTTTGCGTGAGTGCCCCCCGCCACCGAAAGTTACATCGACGTATATGCCTCCCGGTTTCAGTTCCAAACCGTCCACACTTGCATCTAACAACACAGGTACATGATATTCACTCATCACTCAGCAATTTGAAGAATCAGAAACTATCGGCCGGACCACCAAGCAACTCTTTGTAAAGCCGCACAAAATCTTCGTCGGAAATCCTTGATGCCTCATGCCTTGCAGGTTTCCACAACCGCATACGCTCGCCCTGACCGGCAAAAATGGCCTCCTTACCTATCCCGGCATAATCCAGCAGTTCGTTGGGAATATTGAGCCGCCCATTATCAGCCATATTCACTTTCACCACCTCTTCGAAATAGCGGGAAAGCATTTTGCTGTGGAGCGGATCGTCCATGTTCGCCCGCTGGCGAAGTTTATCTACTTTCCGGTGCCATGCAGAGAGCGGGTAAACATTCAGGCATTTATCATAAATATCTTTCTCCACTACATACACCACTTCCAGCGCATCCCCCATCTCCTTTTTGAAAGGAGCCGGAAGCACGACACGGCCTTTACCGTCAACATTAACAGGATATACGCTGGTGAAAGAGATCATGGCTCAATTTACCTACATTATTCACGTAAAGGTATCTTTTTTACACTATCTGACAAAGTGTGACACATTGAGACACTTAGCAATTTTGTCAACAAACTGTTAGTATAAGTGTTCATAACTACGTTGACAACTACCCGGGATTTGTTGAAATCTTTAATTCGGAAGGAATTGCCCTGTCTATGGAATTCAAAGATACACTTCGTGGTACAAATCGGGCTGCCCGTAGCTTTAAATTATTCTCCATTTCGTCACACCATCAATTTTTTAGTAAATTTCGCCACAGTTGAATCATAATTTCTATGGAGCAAAGAGATCCGGTTCAAAAGTTAAAACCGATTGTACTAAAAGAGCTTATCGCGGAAAAAAGTGCCAAACTGGCATCACGGATTCCGGGATTTTTATACCGCTACCTGAATAACAAACTGCATATTGATGAGGTAAATCAGCTTATCCGGAACTATGGACATCTGACCGGAGTGGCTTTCGCCGATGCAGTAATTCGCGATTTTGAGATTAAGTTCAATTTTCATGGCACTGAGAACCTTCCGGACAAAGGCCGATACATCTTCGCTTCGAACCATCCACTGGGCGGGTTCGATGGAATACTGCTTCTCAGCCAGGTTACCCATCAAATGGGGCCATCAAAATTCCTGGTAAGGGACGAATTGACAAAGATACCGCCGCTGGCTCCGGTCTTTGTTCCGATTAACAAACATGGCAGTCAGCGAAATGCGGCAAATCTCATACAGGAAGCCTATGAATCCGACAACCAAATTCTCATTTTTCCATCCGGATTGGCTTCCAGAAGAATAAATAGAAAGATTGTGGATTTAAACTGGCACAAACACTTCATACAAAAATCGATACAATACCAGCGAGATGTTATTCCGGTCCATATTTCCGGAAGAAATTCCCGTTTTTTTTACCGATTGGCGAATTTCCGCAAGTTTATCGGTTTGAAATTCAATATTGAAATGTTTTTTTTGCCTGACGAAACGTTCAAACAAAAGAGAAAAGAAATAAGTATCACATTCGGCAAACCGATCCCATGGCAGGCCTTCACACAAGAAAAGTCGCAGAATGCATGGGCGGCATGGGTTAAAGGAAGGGTTTACGATATGGCACCAAATGCTCAGAAATAAGTATACTTTACACATAACCTGTCTTTTATTTCTTATTTTTGAAACCTTAAATCAAATGTTCGAAACATGAAGGAAATCATTCCTCCCGTTCCACGGGAGCTAATTGAATCGGAACTTACCGAGGATAAATTCCAACGCAAGACGAACAAAGCCGGGAATGAGATTTACATTTTTACCTATCACGAAGCTCCGAATACGATGAAGGAGATAGGTAGATTGAGAGAGCTGACTTTCAGAAATGCGGGTGGCGGTACCGGTAAAGAAATTGACATTGACGATTACGATACCTGCGAAAATAATCCTTACAAGCAATTGATTGTATGGAATCCCATCAGAAAAGAAATTTTGGGCGGTTACCGGTATATTCATTGTGCCGGCCTGCCGCGTGACGAAAACGGCGAAGTACAACTGGCGACAGCGCGTCTTTTCCGTTTCTCCGGGAAATTCATTGATGAGTACCTTCCGCATGTCATCGAGTTGGGCCGTTCGTTTGTACAACCCGAATATCAGTCGAGCAAAGCAGGGGCCAAAGGACTCTTTGCCCTTGATAACCTGTGGGACGGACTCGGCGCATTAACTGTAGATCATCCGGAGATCAATTATTTCTTCGGGAAAGTGACGATGTACACGCACTTCAATACCGAAGCGCGGAACCTGATCCTTCATTTCTTCGAAACCTATTTCAGCGATCCGGACGAATTAGTGCGCCCCAAGAATCCCATGCCAACATACCGGAACATTGAAAAGCTAAATGCACTTTTTGAGGGCAAAGAGTACCAGGAGGCATACAAAATCTTATCGCAGGAAGTGCGTAACTACGGTGAAAATATTCCACCGCTCATCAATGCCTATATGAATATTTCGCCATCGATGCGGACCTTTGGCACAGTCATCAATGACCATTTCGGTGAAGTGGAGGAGACGGGGATCATGATCAATATTAACGACATGTATGATACTAAAATAGACCGCCACGTTTCGACCTACCTGGAAGAACTGGTTGACAAAGGTGAAGATCCCAAGGTGAGATTTCAGTAGAGAAATTAATTCAGATTATCATATACAAAGCCTTCCGGAATTTTCGGGAGGCTTAATTTTTTCCTCACATCTGCATACTATAAAGCTACTTACACACTCCCATATCCCCTGCTACTATTTTTCTAGTAGTTTTTCTATGCAAATAGTAGGAAATCAAAATTTACCTACTATATTTGTAGTAGACAATAAAGTAAAAGTGTATTCAAATGGAAATAAAACAACTGACAAACGCCGAAGAACAGGTTATGCAAATTGTATGGCAACTGAAGGAAACTGTGGTAAAAGATGTTGTTGAACAATTTGATGAGCCCAAACCAGCTTATACAACAGTCGCTACTGTTCTGACGGTTTTGGAGAAAAAAGGCTTTGTTAAGAAGCGGAAAATTGGAAACACCAATCTGTTCATTCCTGCCATCAGCAAAGCAGAATACACGAAGCTTCAATTTACATCGCTGCTGAAAAACTACTTCAGTGGTTCATTTCCGAAAATGGCCACCTTTTTCGCCCGCGAAAACCAATTGGACATTGCAGATCTGGAATCGATTATGAAGCAGGCCGAAGAAGAATTGAAAAAAGACCACTCTAATACAGATTCATAATGGAAAACTGGTTTGACTTTCTGCTACATGCCTCCATTGGCTTCAGCCTTTTTTTCCTATTATACTGGCTGTTACTTAGGCAATCGACCCATTTTAAGGCGAACCGGGTTTATCTGTTAGCCTCAGTATTGATGGCATTGATTGTTGCTGCTTTTCCATTTCACTATACGGTAAGCTTACAACCGATTACCAATTTCAATCTGACTACGTTAACCGGAGTTCTCAACCATCAGGTTGCCACGGAAGGCAATCAAACTGCGGGGCAAACAGGCACTAACTGGTCGACGGTTTTACTGTTTGCTTATCTGACCGGAGCGGCACTTTTTGCCTTGCGATTACTGATTCAAACATGGAAACCACTTCGGGTCATCTATTCGTCAGAACCCAAAATGCAGGATGGCTACTACATTCATGAAAATGACAAATACGCCCTGCCATTTTCATTCTTCAACCATATATTAATCAATCCGAAATACCTTAAACAGGAAGAAATCAATGAAATACTTTCTCACGAACAAGTGCACATTCGCGAGCGTCATTGGATCGACCTGCTCATTATAGAACTGTTGACAGTCATTTTCTGGTTCAATCCATTCATTTGGTTCATTGAACTGGCAATCAAACAAAATC
Encoded proteins:
- a CDS encoding UDP-N-acetylmuramoyl-L-alanyl-D-glutamate--2,6-diaminopimelate ligase, which encodes MKNLNEILSGLSGLEVKGSTDIPVTGIAFDSRKVQPGFLFVAVPGTQVDGHQFINNAINDGAVAIVCERMPENPNPGVAWVQCRNSALILGEVASRFYGEPSAQMKVVGVTGTNGKTTIATLLYQLFRMLGYKTGLLSTICNYVDDKKRPSTHTTPDPVQIHELMAEMVEAGCNYCFMEVSSHAIHQQRIAGIQFDGGIFTNLTHDHLDYHKTFIEYRNAKKLFFDGLGRESFALTNVDDKNGRVMLQNTAAQKLTYSMRSLADFRVKVLESHFDGMLLNVNGTEVWSHFIGNFNAMNLLAVYGTAISLGAEKVEVLRQMSLLKPVDGRFEIIRSPLGVFAIVDYAHTPDALKNVLSSINEIRTRNETLFTVVGAGGDRDKTKRPEMAHEAASASDRVVLTADNPRSEDPEEIIADMMKGLEAHQRNKVLAISNRGEAIRAAAMMARPGDIILVAGKGHETYQEIKGVKHHFDDREVIREIFGVTGQN
- a CDS encoding penicillin-binding protein translates to MEIRKTILNRFSLFYVAAILFALLLMGNIFSIQQDKGWDQKGQRLNVKEVTIPARRGDICADDGRPLATSVPYYELRMDLGAPGVKEIFNAKVDSLAWCLAHFFKDKSERAYRDELRSAYRQGARYHLINPRKVNYLELKKIEGFPIFRRGRNRGGLIADRENMRVYPFGNMATRTLGRMSSTIYGGTHGSVGYYGLEEAYESYLKGEDGLALKRNMSGRWLYASEEEPKDGYNLITTIDVNFQDMLMHALKKEMAESKAKYGTAVLMDVNTGDIKAIANYGRNGDGDLTEGYQNYAIGNSGNAEPGSTFKLVSLMAALEDGKVDTSTIVDTGNGVWKYKDRTVYDSDWRHGGHGKINMKQVFEYSSNVGVAKIITKAYAGHEKDFVDRIYSFGLNHPVDLGIRGEAKPFIKYPGGGNGWSGVTLAWMSFGYELKLTPLQMLAFYNAVANNGRMVEPRLVKAIERNGRVVKEFKTKVMNPKICSSETLSKVHDMLRGVVKYGTAKSLNTPNYEIAGKTGTAQVANQSEGYYHASGRIYQASFVGYFPADKPRYSCIVVINGPKGAYYGGSVAGPVFRAISDNVYASDLRMYDDMGVSAFAGKQDYPGEVSGKRKDLEEVLDDADLLNGWFHGSSEWAVMDTTNNDVELDPLQVVPGEMPKVTGMGASDAVYLLENRGLRVSITGRGKVAAQSIMAGAKYRTGQSVVLRLRE
- a CDS encoding FtsL-like putative cell division protein, whose amino-acid sequence is MPEKNNRKRYRISLRTILNGRILESDWLRRNRLLIFIVVVMLMVNISIRYKSEKTIRHITALQDSLKELRSESVSVAAELMKMSRPSEVMDRIGKSNLGLEVSKQPPRRLYVDKD
- the rsmH gene encoding 16S rRNA (cytosine(1402)-N(4))-methyltransferase RsmH, whose translation is MSEYHVPVLLDASVDGLELKPGGIYVDVTFGGGGHSRKILEKLEGGKLLAFDQDEDARRNLIDDERLIFVQHNFRFLKNFLRYHGIEKVDGILADLGVSSHEFDEAERGFSFRFEGKLDMRMNQTAEKNASSIVNEYEEKGLIRIFRTYGEVKNARRLASLLVDARGQEPINTIAQFLKVIEPCVPTKIEKKYLAQVFQALRIEVNREMDVLKDFLETIPEVLGPGGRFVAITYHSLEDRMVKNFVKSGKVEGTIEKDLYGNYEVPMKAVNRKPIVPDENEINENPRARSAKLRIAERI
- a CDS encoding division/cell wall cluster transcriptional repressor MraZ — translated: MISFTSVYPVNVDGKGRVVLPAPFKKEMGDALEVVYVVEKDIYDKCLNVYPLSAWHRKVDKLRQRANMDDPLHSKMLSRYFEEVVKVNMADNGRLNIPNELLDYAGIGKEAIFAGQGERMRLWKPARHEASRISDEDFVRLYKELLGGPADSF
- a CDS encoding 1-acyl-sn-glycerol-3-phosphate acyltransferase; this translates as MEQRDPVQKLKPIVLKELIAEKSAKLASRIPGFLYRYLNNKLHIDEVNQLIRNYGHLTGVAFADAVIRDFEIKFNFHGTENLPDKGRYIFASNHPLGGFDGILLLSQVTHQMGPSKFLVRDELTKIPPLAPVFVPINKHGSQRNAANLIQEAYESDNQILIFPSGLASRRINRKIVDLNWHKHFIQKSIQYQRDVIPVHISGRNSRFFYRLANFRKFIGLKFNIEMFFLPDETFKQKRKEISITFGKPIPWQAFTQEKSQNAWAAWVKGRVYDMAPNAQK
- a CDS encoding GNAT family N-acetyltransferase — protein: MKEIIPPVPRELIESELTEDKFQRKTNKAGNEIYIFTYHEAPNTMKEIGRLRELTFRNAGGGTGKEIDIDDYDTCENNPYKQLIVWNPIRKEILGGYRYIHCAGLPRDENGEVQLATARLFRFSGKFIDEYLPHVIELGRSFVQPEYQSSKAGAKGLFALDNLWDGLGALTVDHPEINYFFGKVTMYTHFNTEARNLILHFFETYFSDPDELVRPKNPMPTYRNIEKLNALFEGKEYQEAYKILSQEVRNYGENIPPLINAYMNISPSMRTFGTVINDHFGEVEETGIMININDMYDTKIDRHVSTYLEELVDKGEDPKVRFQ
- a CDS encoding BlaI/MecI/CopY family transcriptional regulator, whose product is MEIKQLTNAEEQVMQIVWQLKETVVKDVVEQFDEPKPAYTTVATVLTVLEKKGFVKKRKIGNTNLFIPAISKAEYTKLQFTSLLKNYFSGSFPKMATFFARENQLDIADLESIMKQAEEELKKDHSNTDS